The genomic interval TCCTATACAAAATCTTAAGACCAGGGGAAACATTAcaagtattcatatttcacacTGGTGGATCATAACCAGGTTGCTTCAAAATGCCAATAGAAGAGACAAAGAatcaagagacaaaaaatatgTTCTTCAGGCAGTAACACTGTCATGATTTCTTGAAGTCTTCCTGTCTTTGAGTGTGTCAggaatactgaggtgcagaagCAAGTGCTCTCAGAACACGCTATCACTGCTGAGGTTAAACTCAGTAAAACGTTCAATTCACAAAGATCCTGAGAGTGatgggacaaaaaaaagagaagttgtagaaccaaaaaaaaaattagtggGACACACAGGATCCAAAAGTGCAAGCTTATTCTCCTAGAAAAAGTCCTTGAAGGACCCAGTCGTTACCGCTCAGACATGGTCCTCAGTCGAGAGGCATGCCCTTGCAACATGTCCACATACTTCACTGCCATTTGACGTTCCTGTGCAACTTGTAGATTCATTATCCCATTGATGGAAAAAGCACACTAGATCATGATTGGACCGTGTAGAAAACATCTTCAGTGGGATCTCTTTTTAATGCCAGTAACATTGGAAGCCAACAGGACTGTCCAGGCTAAATCTTTCTCATcagagaataattttttttcccacctttTGATATCCCATGTTTGGTGCTCTCTTGCAAATTACAAACAGGCACGTTGTGTCATTGGAGGAGACGTGGCCTTTAAAGACGTTTTCTTTTCTTGAAACCCTTCTCTGATAGATGTCACAGATGCCGTTTTATGGTTATTAGGCCGCAGTCAGCATCAGTACGAGtcatatttttgtgcagattttaaCTCTGTGGTCTTAATCTTTTGATCAGTTGATGAACAGCCtgcagttttttaataaattgcctattttaaattttttgtctcCTGGTCCTGTTTTTGGCCTTTTAAAGCAGTACCTGGTTGTGATCCACCagcatgaaatatgaatacttgTAATGTGTCTATTGATCTTAAGATTTTGTTCAGGAgtgtattaaacattttaaacgttTGTTATAGTTCATCTGGAGAATTGAAATTAGAGTATGACAGTCCTAATTATGACAAACCTAGTCTCCTAAAGCCCACTTAACATCTCTGTGTCAATCCCTCAGTCTTTGCTCAGtagaatctctctctctctctttcttttgctcTTACCCTCTTCTTTGGTTCCTTTCCTGGTTATTTGTTGATTTACGTTGTGTTCACATTGGTCCCCTGGGGGCGTGGCTATGCAGAGATAGGCTCCCTTACTACAGAGACTCTCCTTCCTGACCCAACCCCTGCCGTAGACTCCAACTCCTCAGCCACGCCCACCACCACAGCCGCTGAGGCAGCCGTTTCTTTGGCTCCTCCTTCTTCTGCTGCCGGTGCTTCCTCCGGCTCAGCTGATCTCCTCGGAGGTCAGTAGTGAGGTTTCTTCCTTATGAAGAGTTTTCTTGGGGAAAAGGCTGTGCCACATTCTGAAACAGAGGAAGAAAATCAAAGATTAGATCGAAATCACAGTTTGTGCTTCATTTGTGAAGTCTGTAGCCACCATTGCTCCTCCATATGTGTCCGTAGTAGAAATCTAGAGCttctcatttccttttttaCTTCATATCTTTCATGCTACACTTCTGCATGTGACATTCATTAGCtatcatttatgtattaaaattacatatgaATTCCaatcatttgattatttttgtgtacatttgcAGACAGTAAGGTTAATCAGGTTttcattacagttttaaattcaACAACTGCAAATATTGAAAATGGacccattttattttctaaaacatgtaaaatgggtagttttcatatattattatcacgtttattaataaaagtgtgCAAGACAAAAGCTGTGTACCAATTCAGGGGCTGCATGCTTAGATGAACCCACCTGTTTAAATATGTTCACCATGGTCCATTTACATACATAAACTGTCTATAAAATTACATCTTGGTAAAGTCATCATTTGAATCACTTTAAAGTGTCACATTGTGAAATTAGATAATCAAGCGAGTTGAAACTCAATACTTATTTAAGTGTAgctctgttttaaaaatattctttggaTAGTTTGTGTTGCATTGTTATATCCTTTGTGGTCTGAGAAACGAAAGGCGATTTTCTAAGCACAAGCAAAATGGCAGTCTTCGCCACACTGCTATGGCACATTCAGTCTTGGTATGCAGCCTCTGAAGGATATAGCCAATGAATTGGGCTACagctttattataaatgcaaaacaacttttcatttgagtctattgtttctctctttctacgCTATTTTCTATTTCCACTTCTTCCTTTCCTCCTTTTCTTTGGCTATTATACATCATCCCTGATGCACGGTACTCCAGATGTGTTTGCGGCACCTGCGGCTGAAACAGCTGCTAGTGCAGAAGGTGGGGCTGCAGCAACCACACCCACCCCTGCTGCCGACGGCACAGCACCAACCGGTGGGTGACAACAGTTCACgtgcatatatgtgtatgtgagaTTGTCAGTAAATGAAGGGTGAGAGAGTATGCACttgcttttgaatgtttcatTTACCGGTTTGGAGAACCTCACAGAGCCTCTTGTGCAGGCTCTGCTCCTAATGAAGCCTCCTCTGGTCAGTGTTGAGTTTCTGGATTGGCATTGGTGTTGCCATGGAGATTGTTATCTATGTTGCTAGGGCAATAGTCTTTGAACAATGAAGTTCTGTTCTCCAGGAGCCACAAAACCTTTTCCAACTCCTTCATTCTTTCTTCTCTGGAATTTTATCCTCAGGACAACTTTATGTTATAGTCTTTTAGATCCTGGAAGATGTTTTTGAGTGTTCATCCTCTTTTCCCGGTAGATCCCTTCACTCCAGCGGCTGGTACTGCTGATAACTCTCATGAGTTGGACCTGTTCTCCATGCAGCCAGTAGATGACAGTAACTCTCTCTTTAGCTCAGTGGCACCCAACACTGTCCAGGCATCTGTCTCCACAACCACCAGCACTGTAGCCCCCGCTGCTCCCCCAGCCCCAACGATAGACCTATTTGCTGGTATTTGATTTTTCGGTGGACTGTACCTTAAAATGAAGTATTTGTTTCAGTGTAAAgcataaattaaactttttaatgtaGTTAGCCATTACACTGGAACATTTATAAGGTGTCTTTAagtttggtttatttgttttttttggtattcTGTACTTGAATTAGTTTGGTATGTGTTgtgtattaacattatttatgtttacGCCTACAAATGTTGTCttgttttaaggtttttttgaTCCCATGCCAGACTCATCTGTTCCCAAAACAGACCCAAACCCCAGTCTAGACCTGTTTTCAGCAGGTACATACTACAGTAAATCCATCCACTTATTCATTGCCTTGCTTGtgctttgcttttttctgtCCTTGACTGCTCAAGGTGAGCCAAATTTGCTTCTCTCCTGGGGCAGCCGAAGGAACTGTCTGTCCAACAGACTGATTTCTCTCAGTCCCTTAGGCCTTCTTTCACTTCTTAATCATTCCCAATCCTTTCTATGTTTCTCTTGAAACATCTCCACGAGCCATTAGTTACATTATCCCCACTTATAAACCTTTCTATTTTCACTTCTACCCTTGGGCTTTATCTCATAAACCTGTCTTCATCTATGAAGGAAACCGGCTCTGTTTTTGGCCTAAAACTAATGCATTTACGGCTCCTGGTTTACACAGTTGCATTTCTCTTCAGATACTGAATGTTAAACAGCAGGATTTTAAGTGTGAACTAAACCCGTTCCTGTGCTCCAGATGTGTTTCGTCCTCCTGCCGCTGCTCTTTCGGCCCCCATGAGCTGGCCAGACAGCGGAGCAAATCTGGACCTGTTTGGGGGTTGGTAACTACCCAGTGTGCATGCTGGGGGTTTGATTTGCATGTCTTGACCAGATGGTTGCTGTGGATTCTGTTAAAAGCTGATGGTTGATGGACCAGGAGATTTCCTGAGCTGACCAGTCAAAAGGCTTTAAtgaggtgtatgtgtgtgcttttgtgcgAGTTTGTTTCTATTTCTGGCTAATATTTATGTGTgatacacacactctccctctttctctttttgtctgGGGTTATTTCTCAGAGTACTGGCTTTGGCtcactttaaacttttttacCCATATGCTGCATGGATGGATCAGAATCTGCAGGTGCTGGAGAGGCCAAACCAGCTGCCCCAGCTGCAGCGGCTGCTGGAGGAGATCTGATGTCAGGTACATCACCTTGTGACTTACTTCCTTGTTCTTCATGTCATTTTCATTGCACTCTCAGAAAAACTACATCTTTGTACCTTACATACACCTAATTGGATACTTCAAAGGTATATGTTAGACCCTTTtgaaaggtttgtttttttctgagagtgtgcaACCAAATGTTTGTCAGTTGTTCAAAAAAGTAGTGGTTATAATCATCATAGTCCATAGCATGGAAATTGTAGCACTGTTATATACCCTTACGAAATACATATCAAAAATGCGATCTCAGTACTTTCTCATTAAAAGCCGTGAGAGTAGATGGAGAACAAATGGAGACTTATGCTTTAAGtcagaatataattttttgtagaTATTATCTTATTACTAACAGTTTGTTAGTgtgtgtttcatttaaaatgttttcaacatgcaatgtttaatcaaaatgtcataGACAATCTTTTGTGTGATGTCCAATCATACAGTCTGCTTAAGCTCCACCCCTGCAAGATTACATTCATCTGCCACGCCCACATCTCAACATCCATTCAACAATCAGTGAATAGAACCACATCCCCATCCAACTACTTTTTTTCAGATAATTCATTGCAACCTGATGTACACCACATTATGGAAAAATATCTGTCACTGTGACTTGAACTTCTTTTTATCCACATTTTTAAAGACCTTTAATCAAGAGATCTCAATCTCTGTTCAGATTTGCCAATATACTAAAGTCTCCAATATACTGATTATATTCATGTTTGTCCAGTGAAacataactcttttttttttttactttcataaacatttctgggtacatgtcattttaatatagcAGACACGTGTTTGATGTtcagtgattgtgtgtgtgtgccgttgTGGCATATCAAGTCTAGACACGTTACATCTCAGTTGTTTAGTGGTATTGATGTGTTGAGATGAGTTCAGTTTCTCTCATGCGTTGCATTTACATTCATCTCTGCTCTACATGGACTGAGAAAGTCTTCTTCCCAATACCTTGCTGCTTAATTCTGCTCTCTTTTCTCTCATTCACTCTCACTCTTTTGTGCTCATCTGACCTGTTTCTTCCGCTTCTTCGTCTTGATCATGTTCTTCTTCCATTTCTCCTTCCAATGTTTCAAACCCCCTCTCTTTacgatttttttcttcattttccctctctttccctTCATCTGGCTCTTGGGTCATTGCTTGCTTCCTCCTGTGCTACTGGTGAGTTCTGATGCTCTTACACCAGCTGCAATCCTACAGTGCATTGCAGAATAGGGCTTTAGTGAATTCAACCGAAAGACTGCTAGCTAAGCTCTGAAGATTAGAAGATGGGTGGATTGGTGAATAAATTGATGTGTAGATGCTTTACGAAGATCTCTAGGCTGACATTCTGTGCAAAAGTACATTATGCAGATTTTGTTAAGTCTTTAGACTTACAACATATGCATAAGCAGTAGCGCATATCCATTTCAGTGGCCACATTAAGAGGTTATAGGAATCACACTGCACATGTAAGCAGTGCAgattattttttgatgaacttAGTGTCCTGAATTTACCAGAAGACATGTTGTAAATGCACTAAACATATATATAGGCCTTTATGAAGGAGCAATATATAGTGGAGGAAGTTATTCACCCTTTGTTACTTGAAAAAGACTATATTAAGATTAGTAAATTAGTATGGATTTAACATGCTATCCTCCTCTTCTAACAGGTCATTATTTAAAGATATACTCAGTATTATTTAAGTATTAtgcaataatattgtttttaattaatatttcgatttttttattttatatatatatatatatatatatatatatatatatatatatatatatatatatatatatatatatatatatatatatattaaatgttgcTATTTAGGTTTAAGttatttcacttttagttttaatttccAGCTGTTTAGCTGAACGTTttcatataacatttatattttattttagatttattgcagttaaaaatttttaacattacattttaacagttaaCCTTAAAAACCCAGTGTAGTAACCCAGAAATCACgttattttcagtatttagtTTATGGTgtcaatataaaaagaaaaagctctTTGGTAGTACTATATTCTGCTTATCCATGCTGTGTGAAACAAGTCTTATACTTTAAATGATGAAAGTAATATTAGATGTTATGATGAAttgaaatgtttaatgtgtCATGGCTTTGTGTGACTGTAGTCGATTACAGCGCTCAGCTTTAGACTTTTTTGTATTGGTTGCCATAGAGATACTGTATAAAGTTTGTTAagctctcattttttttttcaagctcaCTATGTTTTTCTTACTCTTGACTCCTCTTTAAAGCTTTCGATGGATTGGGTGATGTGCTCATGCCAGCAATGGCTCCACAGGGAGCAGGGGCCACCTCACCGGTCAAACCCATGGGAGGAGATCTGGACTCAGCTATGGCCAACATGGCCAGCAGTACGTTCCTATCCACCTTTTACTTGGTGTACTCCACAATCATACAGTCTTAAAACTAAAGTCTCTTTATTGGCATCAAGAACTTTTGAATTTGTGGTTCTATGAAAAACCATCCACAGAATCTTTCAATCCCACGAAatgttctttatagtggaaaaagttcttcagattattaaaGTGCTTttcacactaagaaaaaaaagattaaaaagattaaaaatagtttttcatgaCACCAAAGCAAAATGTAAGATTATATATTTCTGTGTCTGTGCTTTGCAGATTTGGCAGTGGGGAACCAGAAACCGTAAGCTACAGTAACTTCCTACTCTCTATGTCACCATTTCACCATTTTCTTGCCctcttcaaataaatatttgtgtgccTGTTCCTCCTTTattcctgtttctctctcttcctctcaggGGTGAAGCAGCTGGAGGGGCGAACTGGCAAGCGCAGGTACCCACCCCTAGCTGGGGCGTTGCCATGGTAAATGTTGTGTTGTTCTGTAGATGTGGAGCATGGGAGTGGAGTCGCATGGCTTTGAGCAGCATGGCGTGGAGCCAATCACATGCTTCCTATTTTCCCCGCCTCTCTCTGGGCTCCCTTCAGTTGAATAAACAGGACTAGAGAGGCAAAACTTTCTAATATATGAAACTTAgggttgaaatatttaaaaatcaactgTCTCTGAATGTTAGATTAAATGGACGTTTCAAcctttaaattcataattttaatcttatttcCACTTGAATTTGTGCGCAGTGTGAACAAAGCCAAAAAGTAGCCTCAAGTTATGtcatatttcaatattaaaacgCATATTGCAGCAAAACCACAGAGAACCACACATTAAATGTGGGggacaaaacaaattaagaattaGTCCCCACAACTTAAATAAATTGTACgctgtattaattaataaattaattactgGCTACAATTTACTATAAGGAGGGAACAAATTCTTAAATTGGGgccacaataaatatatatttgtccGTATATTTGCTATATATTTTGTTTGCTATATGTGTATAAAATTGGACATATTTCTATGTCCAATCTTATATAAAGAGATAATGCTGTATagttatttaatatgaatatatcgGTAGGCTACATGACATCTTCAGATTTATTCTTGCTTTAGAGATGCAGACCTGTTTGGCTTGATAGCTGCTTCcttctctgtttctttttttattgtactacTAAACATATGTGCATGCACATACCtcacaaaacattcaaattcaCACTTGCATCAGACTGGTAAACACCATCCCAGTGTGTATAGGTTCCctcctgtgtctgtgtgtcgtAGAGTCATTTTGTTCAGGTGTTGTCCTGTTCTGTGTGGTTTGGTGCTAACCTTTCCCCCATCCCTCCCACCCGCTTAGACTTCCCCTCTCGGGGTCTGTCCTGTCATGGGATCCCCATCACCGTTTGGCATggtaagagtgtgtgtttatgtgtatgtgcgtgtgtggaggagtgtgtgtctctTACTGTGTCTCTCTGTGACTCACAGCCCGGAGCAGGAGCCATGCCTGGCTCTCCAATGATGGCTGCGCAGCAACCGATGATGAGGCCACAGTTTCCCGCAGCAGGAGCCCCTGGACAACCGGTATTTCAGATAAACATGCAGTTTAATTGACTGATACAGTCATTTAGACAAGAATGCTTAGTGTGTAAATACATACTTAATTATTGCTCCTCAGATGTCTCCAGGAATGGCCCAGAGTCCCAGGAAGCCTCCTCCTCCTAAAGACCCTCTTGCTGACCTCAATATCAAAGACTTCATGTAGATGAGCAGCTGGTGTAAGTTTTACTACAGCTAGAGCAGATGTGTTTTTTCATCTGAtgcatctatttttttaatattcagaatATAGTTGAAAATAGCCTGCTCGTAGAAACTTTTATGAAAGGCTGTAACGTCCAATCAGGATTTAAACAATATTCAATAGCTGTATAGTCAGTCTAGATTTGAGActtctcatacacacacatacatacatgttttttagaaaaaaaaatactatttcagtctttctatttaaaattttcaatgCAATGTACTAGCATATATATCAGTGAATAATACCaaaatctgtttcttttttctctgtTGCAGTTGTCACACTTATTGTGCAGCCCTGATGAATCAGACGTGTGTATTCTCTCTTCCGTTCATCACATTCAGGGACTCCAGTccctccttttctctctttcccttcccttcccttcccttccctgtCTGTTGTTGTAGCACAAACCGTGAACGTGATTAAGTACatgtgtgtacgtgtgtttgtatttcaaTGTTCTCAGTTacttcagatatatatataaaaaaaagtactatgAAAAATGAGGAGAATGGCAGATGCATTCTTTAATGTGCATCTGCAGGTCTCTTAATGATAGATGTGCATTCATTTTTCCTGGCTCGCTTACCGTgggaaatcaaatcaaaagtgTGACGTTTTCTGTGGAAAATGGTTTTTTGCTGTGGTGAATATCACTGGGCCGGTCTGTGTCATCATCAGTCGAGTATTAGTCATCTTTTGACCACAGAATAACTTCTGTGGGAACAATATCAATGTATTACGAGTTAAGATAGTGTCTCACgcactgtttgtttttatcgaTGCCctgattttattctttttcgtATCTATCGATTGTGAGTTACATGCAACATGTGACtatttgatgaaaatacatatgcattttaaaatattttaaaagacagATTGTTTTGAATATCCTTAGTCtttattttgagataaaaagtttgaatatattttagttatgtCAGAAGTTTACTTTGCATACTACATGGCTAGTTAGTAATCCCATTTGTACAAATGTCTGTGTACATCACAAGGCACTGAGCCGATCGAGTCCTGCTAGTATGTACAATATAATATCGCAGCATGTAATTCCTCTGTTGTGCAAAGGGGACGCCAGTGAGCCAGATCAGATTCTATCAGCAGCAAGTTCACCTACATCCCAATCAACATGTCacgaatagttcaaccaaaagtTACAATTTGCTTAAAACGTACTCACCCTCAGACCACTTAAAATGTGGGTGAGTTTGTTTcctcatcagaacagatttggaataatttatcattgcatcacttgttcaccagtggatcctctgcagtgaatgggtgccatcggaaTGAGCTGATAAAGACATCACAAGAATCCACAAGTTatccacaccgctccagtccatcagttaaagTAAAGCAAAAACCTGTGTTTGTAAGGACCATCAACACAGCTTTAACTtcaaaatgttgctttggcaaAAATATTAGGTTTTCACCCATAAAAtggctttctccagtgaaagtCTGTATCAGGAGGGAAATATGCATGAATGAAACAACAggtctaaacaaatatgttggtgtATTTTAATGTGAGATGAAAAGGACCTTGTGGAGCACTGGTGGAAGCCCTTTTTTGGCTTTAAGCAATggttaaaatgctttaatcatggattttctttcttaaaaaaaatgcagcttttcatttcacaagaaaaaacacatgtactggtgtggattacttgtggattattgtgatgtttttattagctgtttgaactctcattctggcggcacccattcactacagagtaataataatgtaatcgAGTAATCATTATAGAGTAATCCAAgaatgagcaagtgatgtaatgccacatttcttcttctgttctgatgaagaactCATCTCCATCTTGGATGGCCTCAGGGTGAGCAAATTctcatttttcaaacaaactatttctttaaaataggACTGAATATACCTGGCTGCCTAGTGTTTTGTTGTATTGCAAGTGAGTGTGTTACCAATTCTATTTGCTACAAGTATCAAGGATATCAAAGGGACGACCGGCAGTTTCATGGGAcagtattgcattttattgatggctgtttttttatttcaactgaacattttgttgataaattttatttttggatggaATAACACCCTCTGCCCCTCCCACCTTTGTGCATGTTAGTCCTGTTGAAATGCAATAAACAGTGATCTGGAGAGAAACATTTAGTCATTATTGGGTGAAGTGTTCCACAATGAGGAtcatataaacatgcataatcccatttttctgtgtctctcttATGCACAAGAATCTAATGTCTCTTTGTCACATGTCAAGCAAACTATAGAGTTGCAACAATCCAAGACATTGAGGCCAAGATGAAGATTAGACCAAACTCACAACCCCTGAACAAACTAGTGTTGCACACTGATGGGTATGAATGGATATCAGACTCCCCAAATCTCATTCTCTGACATTGTCTGGCTTTAGAGAAAAATACctcttaatatataaatgtgtagtAGAAAAGAGCGCTGATAGCTAACAGAGCGACCGAAAGCATCATATTCTTCCTGTTCTCTCCTCTCAGCACCTGCAGCTCCTTTTctgaagaataaaatataaaagagacTATCATATAAAGCTGCAATGCATAGTAAggcaatttataaaaaaatcggTTATAATTTTGCATGCTTcataacaattttaaacaaatccaCAAATACATACACTAGGTATTAAGTAATGGCTAAATTGCTCAAATGACCCTGTGCACTTAATTTTCAATGCTCGATTGATGTATTTTGACATTCCATAAAACTGACTTACCATATTTCTGTATTCTTTCATTCAATACAGTCATCTCATCGTCCAGGGCCAGCCTGTAAGTACATGAAAAGACTCGTTGGCTGCGTTTCTGTATTAGGTTTTGATGCAAAATGTTGGCATAATCGGCTGTCGTATTTCGTTGTTTTACCTGTCGTTGTCTGAGAGCTGCTCTTTTCTCTGTCTGAATTCTGCCCTCTCCAGgctgtttttacagtgtaattttcGCTCTTCAACGCGGTCAATCTAAAAGGCATCAAACAATGAGCATCCTATTTCAGAACGGCATACAATTTAACATCTATTAACGTGCCACTCACCTCGCTTGCAAcacttattttctctttctttaagGTTTTTGGTGTACCCATTTCGGAGGGCCTTAGAGCTTTTACTGAAGAGAAATCATGGGAATAGCAGATACTTCCGTACACAAATATTCACTTATTCTTCTGCGTGTCTCTCTCAGCCTGCTGCGAGTTCATACCGCCACCTGCTGTCGGAGCGGTGACATGTCATCCAACCACAAACACTTCAACGTTCattttactactattact from Puntigrus tetrazona isolate hp1 chromosome 4, ASM1883169v1, whole genome shotgun sequence carries:
- the ccdc167 gene encoding coiled-coil domain-containing protein 167 encodes the protein MGTPKTLKKEKISVASEIDRVEERKLHCKNSLERAEFRQRKEQLSDNDRLALDDEMTVLNERIQKYEKELQVLRGENRKNMMLSVALLAISALFYYTFIY